In a single window of the Desulfovibrio mangrovi genome:
- a CDS encoding purine-nucleoside phosphorylase — protein sequence MQKPKKVQNAVSALQARLSGLPAPRVGIVLGTGLGGLAEAMQVQASVPYDDIPDFPRSTVQSHAGRFLFGTLGGVQVVMQQGRNHLYEGYGPDDVCMGVRCMAALGIETFIVTNAAGCLNPQWDAGDLMVITDHINFTGRTPLAGENHDAWGPRFPDMSRAYDPALVRLAMQQADELGIRLERGVYVGVQGPQMETPAETRMFKRLGADAVGMSTVMEVIAARHMSLKVLGFSCLTNKNLPDCMEDAPIEVVIAMANKSGGNLARLIESVVTRLA from the coding sequence ATGCAAAAACCAAAAAAAGTCCAGAATGCTGTCAGCGCCTTACAGGCCCGCCTGAGCGGGCTTCCCGCTCCCCGCGTCGGGATCGTCCTCGGAACCGGACTTGGGGGACTGGCAGAAGCAATGCAGGTTCAGGCTTCCGTACCCTACGATGATATTCCCGACTTCCCTCGCTCCACCGTACAGTCCCACGCAGGCCGTTTTCTGTTCGGCACGCTGGGCGGGGTGCAGGTTGTCATGCAGCAGGGGCGAAACCATTTGTATGAAGGATACGGCCCTGACGATGTCTGCATGGGCGTGCGCTGCATGGCGGCACTCGGCATTGAGACCTTCATTGTCACCAACGCAGCCGGTTGCCTGAATCCTCAATGGGACGCAGGCGACCTCATGGTCATTACGGACCATATCAATTTTACAGGCAGAACCCCGCTTGCGGGAGAAAACCACGATGCCTGGGGACCGCGTTTCCCCGACATGAGCAGAGCCTACGACCCCGCACTGGTACGGCTGGCCATGCAGCAGGCGGACGAACTGGGCATTCGCCTGGAACGCGGAGTGTATGTGGGCGTGCAGGGCCCCCAGATGGAAACCCCTGCGGAAACCCGCATGTTCAAGCGCCTTGGCGCCGATGCCGTAGGCATGTCCACCGTCATGGAAGTCATCGCCGCACGGCACATGTCACTGAAGGTGCTGGGCTTTTCCTGCCTGACCAACAAGAACCTGCCCGACTGCATGGAAGACGCCCCCATCGAAGTAGTCATCGCCATGGCCAACAAGTCCGGCGGCAACCTTGCCCGTCTTATCGAAAGCGTGGTCACCAGACTGGCCTGA
- a CDS encoding FapA family protein: MSDPKLAITITVSDDGLTAVVSDVAHAGNAAPLFSKASLDRALEAAKVTEKPDSEAVQALAVAMESGKDVRGMVIVRGTPPTPAVNASIKPFGDLSRPIFPGEAFCEIIKARPAKDGMSVTGEPIKAPGEPQGKSITFSESPHCFIDTTTLQIRSETYGLAIFDKLTMHVKPLLTVTKGDMLVQATIYPTDFRGKELTAARMEDALKALEISALLDRKRFLKAMEQAKTSGTEVPNVTIARGLEPVNGKNGWFELYIKDERSDVGVQDDEGNIDFRARGVIRSVGADATVGKLHAPSRGMPGKDVYGRVIPAHDGAVFRINLGENVEATESGSEFKSLIAGMVFFIQNTLSVTEVFTTRGDVNMGTGNLELEKGSVHVRGAILSGFKVKCPRNVLVNDTVESAVIEAGGDVEVKGGIIMDKGGRIIAQGGVSAMFAKGATIEAQGDVNIAHEMSNCIVFAGQNVIATKGRGKIIGSTVRCGGSIIANEVGSDLGVATTIFLGIEQETTDYSERKRELNALLQKVYATLGTGDPRTILVNTPPPKRETVAQLLKMRLGAEKELRDIESNIQQERMAMKQSIQSKLKVTRTIYPGTVIHSYGQVFKVNTPIEHSKIFYDPDEQRIIVLSL, translated from the coding sequence GTGAGCGACCCAAAACTAGCCATAACCATCACCGTTTCCGACGACGGCCTGACTGCCGTTGTTTCCGACGTTGCACACGCAGGCAATGCGGCTCCTCTTTTTTCCAAGGCAAGCCTTGATCGGGCCCTTGAAGCTGCGAAAGTGACGGAAAAACCAGACTCGGAAGCAGTTCAGGCGCTGGCCGTAGCAATGGAAAGCGGCAAGGACGTGCGCGGCATGGTCATTGTCCGCGGCACTCCGCCCACGCCCGCTGTAAATGCCTCCATAAAGCCCTTCGGCGATCTTTCCCGTCCGATATTCCCCGGCGAAGCGTTTTGCGAAATAATCAAGGCCCGTCCAGCCAAGGACGGCATGTCCGTCACTGGCGAGCCCATCAAGGCGCCGGGCGAGCCACAGGGCAAGAGCATTACCTTCTCCGAGTCACCTCACTGCTTCATTGATACCACCACGCTGCAGATCCGTTCCGAAACTTACGGACTGGCCATCTTTGACAAGTTGACCATGCACGTAAAGCCCCTGCTGACCGTGACCAAAGGGGACATGCTGGTTCAGGCAACCATCTACCCCACGGACTTCAGGGGGAAGGAACTCACCGCAGCACGGATGGAAGACGCACTGAAAGCGTTGGAGATCTCTGCCCTGCTCGACCGAAAACGGTTTCTCAAGGCCATGGAGCAGGCAAAGACAAGCGGTACCGAGGTGCCCAACGTCACCATCGCACGAGGCCTTGAGCCCGTGAACGGCAAAAACGGCTGGTTCGAACTGTACATCAAAGACGAACGTTCCGATGTCGGCGTACAGGACGACGAAGGCAATATCGATTTCAGGGCTCGCGGCGTCATCCGCTCTGTTGGCGCAGACGCCACTGTGGGCAAACTGCACGCACCCTCGCGAGGCATGCCCGGCAAAGATGTTTATGGCCGGGTCATACCCGCCCACGACGGCGCAGTTTTCCGCATCAACCTCGGCGAAAACGTGGAAGCGACTGAAAGCGGTTCCGAATTCAAATCGCTCATCGCGGGCATGGTGTTCTTTATCCAGAACACACTTTCCGTTACCGAGGTCTTCACCACCCGAGGCGACGTCAATATGGGCACCGGCAATCTGGAGCTGGAAAAGGGCTCCGTGCATGTCAGAGGTGCCATCCTTTCCGGTTTCAAGGTCAAATGCCCCCGCAACGTGCTCGTCAACGACACTGTGGAAAGTGCCGTCATAGAGGCAGGCGGCGACGTGGAAGTAAAGGGCGGAATCATCATGGACAAGGGCGGCCGCATCATCGCCCAGGGCGGTGTTTCCGCCATGTTCGCCAAAGGCGCCACCATAGAGGCGCAGGGCGATGTGAACATTGCCCATGAAATGAGCAACTGCATCGTCTTTGCCGGTCAGAACGTCATCGCCACCAAAGGACGGGGCAAGATCATCGGCTCCACAGTCCGCTGCGGCGGCTCCATCATCGCCAACGAAGTGGGTTCGGACCTTGGCGTTGCCACCACCATTTTTCTGGGCATAGAACAGGAAACCACGGACTACTCCGAGCGCAAGCGCGAACTCAACGCCCTGCTGCAAAAGGTCTACGCCACGCTGGGAACGGGAGATCCCCGCACCATTCTGGTCAATACGCCGCCCCCGAAACGCGAGACCGTTGCCCAGTTGCTGAAGATGCGCCTCGGTGCCGAAAAGGAACTGCGGGACATTGAAAGCAACATCCAGCAGGAACGAATGGCCATGAAACAATCCATACAGTCCAAGCTCAAAGTGACCCGCACCATTTATCCCGGTACGGTCATCCACAGTTACGGACAGGTTTTCAAGGTCAACACTCCCATTGAGCACAGCAAAATCTTCTATGATCCTGATGAACAAAGGATCATCGTACTGTCGCTATAG
- a CDS encoding DUF6899 family protein, protein MPYIPGERRAVFDAALEACAAEIANEGELNYCIYKLSTLLIDRIGPSYTKLSMCSSAMEHAKMEWYRKKLAPYEDEKIVEHGDI, encoded by the coding sequence ATGCCATACATTCCAGGGGAACGCCGTGCAGTGTTTGATGCTGCACTGGAGGCCTGTGCTGCGGAAATCGCGAATGAAGGGGAGCTCAATTACTGCATCTACAAGCTTTCCACTTTGCTTATTGACCGTATAGGTCCGAGTTATACCAAGCTTTCCATGTGCTCCAGCGCCATGGAACATGCCAAGATGGAGTGGTACCGGAAGAAGCTGGCTCCGTATGAAGACGAGAAGATTGTCGAACATGGCGATATTTAA
- the typA gene encoding translational GTPase TypA: MKNTITNDSVRNVAIIAHVDHGKTTLVDAMFRQGGVFRDNQEVSDRVMDSMDLERERGITIAAKNCAVRWGDRKINIIDTPGHADFGGEVERSLSMANGAILLVDASEGPLPQTRFVLKKTLEAGLKVIVVVNKIDRKDARADEVLNEIYDLFIDLDANDAQLEFPVLYAIGREGVAMRELEDPRENLTPLFETIIEQIPGPSYNPEEPFQMLVADLSYSDYLGRLAVGRVFHGTAHNNDALACIGADGKAKTLKVSKLQTYDGLQLRETKEAQPGDIVVISGIEDVVIGDTICTRDNPRALKRINVDEPTVSMRFSINTSPLVGQEGKLVQSSKIRERLQKEMLRNVAIRVEDSEERDSFIVKGRGEFQMAIIVEQMRREGFELTVGRPEVIYREIDGKIHEPIEQLFIDCDEAFMGVVTEKLAVRKGRMTNLINHGTGRIRMEFSVPSRGLIGYRDEFLTDTKGTGIMNSLFAGYEPHRGEFPTRFTGSLVADRAGVAVAYALFNLEPRGELFTTPGQPIYEGMIVGEHNRDNDIDVNPAKGKKLTNMRASGKDEAVTLTPVRPMTLERAIHFVREDEVVEVTPQSIRLRKAVLSAMERHRIFGKKKKEGM, encoded by the coding sequence TTGAAGAACACCATTACGAACGACTCCGTGCGTAACGTGGCCATTATCGCTCACGTTGACCACGGCAAGACCACCCTTGTGGACGCCATGTTCCGTCAGGGCGGCGTTTTCCGCGACAATCAGGAAGTTAGCGACCGCGTCATGGACAGCATGGATCTGGAACGCGAGCGCGGGATCACCATTGCAGCCAAGAACTGCGCAGTACGCTGGGGCGATCGCAAGATCAACATCATCGACACCCCCGGCCACGCCGACTTCGGCGGCGAGGTGGAACGCTCCCTCTCCATGGCCAACGGCGCCATTCTGCTGGTGGACGCCTCTGAAGGCCCCCTGCCCCAGACCCGCTTTGTTCTGAAGAAGACGCTGGAAGCCGGCCTCAAGGTTATCGTGGTCGTCAACAAGATCGACCGCAAGGACGCCCGCGCCGACGAAGTGCTCAACGAAATCTACGACCTCTTCATCGATCTGGACGCCAACGACGCGCAGCTTGAATTCCCCGTGCTTTACGCCATCGGCCGTGAAGGTGTGGCCATGCGCGAACTGGAAGACCCGCGCGAGAATCTCACCCCGCTCTTCGAGACCATCATCGAACAGATTCCCGGCCCCTCCTACAACCCGGAAGAGCCTTTCCAGATGCTGGTAGCCGACCTTTCCTACTCCGACTACCTCGGCCGTCTTGCCGTGGGCCGCGTCTTCCATGGCACTGCTCACAACAACGACGCCCTCGCCTGCATCGGTGCAGACGGTAAGGCCAAGACCCTCAAGGTTTCCAAGCTGCAAACCTACGACGGCCTGCAGCTGCGTGAAACCAAGGAAGCCCAGCCCGGCGACATCGTGGTTATCTCCGGCATCGAGGACGTGGTTATCGGCGACACCATCTGTACCCGCGACAACCCCCGAGCCCTCAAGCGCATCAACGTGGACGAACCCACCGTGTCCATGCGCTTCTCCATCAACACCTCCCCGCTGGTTGGTCAGGAAGGCAAGCTGGTACAGTCCAGCAAGATCCGTGAGCGCCTGCAGAAGGAAATGCTGCGTAACGTGGCCATCCGCGTTGAAGACAGCGAAGAGCGTGACAGCTTCATCGTGAAAGGCCGTGGCGAATTCCAGATGGCCATCATCGTTGAACAGATGCGCCGCGAAGGGTTTGAACTCACCGTGGGCCGTCCCGAAGTTATCTACAGAGAAATCGACGGCAAGATTCACGAGCCCATCGAACAGCTGTTCATCGACTGCGATGAAGCGTTCATGGGAGTCGTGACCGAAAAGCTGGCCGTGCGCAAAGGCCGCATGACCAACCTCATCAACCATGGCACCGGACGCATCCGCATGGAATTCTCCGTGCCTTCGCGCGGCCTCATCGGTTACCGTGACGAATTCCTCACGGACACCAAGGGTACCGGCATCATGAACTCCCTGTTCGCAGGCTACGAGCCCCACCGCGGCGAGTTCCCCACCCGCTTCACCGGCTCCCTTGTGGCTGACCGTGCAGGCGTTGCCGTTGCCTATGCGCTGTTCAACCTTGAACCGCGCGGCGAACTGTTCACCACCCCCGGCCAGCCCATTTACGAAGGCATGATCGTAGGCGAACACAACCGCGACAACGACATCGACGTAAACCCCGCCAAGGGCAAGAAGCTGACCAACATGCGCGCCTCCGGCAAGGACGAAGCCGTCACCCTCACCCCTGTACGCCCCATGACGCTGGAACGCGCCATCCACTTCGTTCGCGAAGACGAAGTGGTGGAAGTAACGCCCCAGTCCATCCGTCTGCGCAAGGCAGTACTTTCCGCCATGGAACGTCACCGCATCTTCGGCAAGAAGAAGAAGGAAGGCATGTAG
- a CDS encoding motility protein A → MDIATLLGIILGFALVIGAIFMGGSIGDFIDVPSMMIVLGGTGAAISVTFPFEEVVHAFAGGIQVFAARRVKPQEVVNTMVRIAEISRREGLVALENIQTENALLKKACQLIADNADPALIRDTVMIEIATMKRRHAVSIAVFNRLGAVAPAFGMIGTLIGLVQMLARLDDPSAIGPAMAVALITTFYGALIANLLFLPIAGKLKARTLQEEVHLFIIFEGAKSILENNNPRLVYEKLSSFLPPQERKSAR, encoded by the coding sequence ATGGATATTGCAACGCTACTTGGGATCATACTCGGTTTTGCTCTTGTTATCGGCGCTATTTTCATGGGTGGTTCCATCGGCGACTTCATCGATGTTCCCAGTATGATGATCGTGCTTGGGGGCACTGGTGCCGCCATAAGCGTTACCTTTCCTTTCGAGGAAGTGGTTCACGCTTTTGCAGGGGGCATTCAGGTGTTCGCCGCGCGGCGCGTCAAGCCGCAGGAAGTGGTAAACACCATGGTGCGCATTGCGGAAATCAGCCGCCGCGAAGGGCTTGTGGCCCTTGAGAATATCCAGACTGAAAATGCTCTGCTCAAAAAGGCTTGCCAGCTTATCGCAGACAACGCGGACCCGGCCCTTATACGCGACACCGTGATGATCGAGATTGCTACAATGAAGCGGCGTCATGCTGTGTCCATTGCCGTGTTCAACCGGCTGGGGGCTGTGGCTCCAGCCTTCGGCATGATCGGTACCCTGATAGGTCTTGTGCAGATGTTGGCGCGGCTGGACGACCCCAGTGCTATCGGGCCTGCCATGGCTGTTGCTCTTATCACCACCTTTTACGGGGCTCTTATCGCCAACCTGCTTTTCCTGCCCATTGCAGGCAAGTTGAAGGCGCGTACCCTTCAGGAAGAAGTGCATCTCTTCATTATTTTCGAAGGCGCCAAGTCGATTCTTGAGAATAACAACCCGCGGCTGGTGTACGAAAAGCTGAGTTCGTTCCTGCCGCCTCAGGAGCGCAAGAGTGCAAGATGA
- a CDS encoding FlgO family outer membrane protein yields MSLISLRNISALLLAVAVALPAVADDGGNNAGTLSPVGAYSAQGPVMNAMEYTGVAEEFDPGTAMRVDPKQESMVLDGATVPMHVMRKLDSGVMLPDGRGGMIWKEGVRPDPNLEHVAAREMKLKVRELADQLLAGLDRRALRGVTAMPISLVNQDDFEESSSFGRYIAEALFYEFNQRGFPVREYRAESQLSLRHGQGEFLLSRQQQRIYADSPTAMFVAGTYYHDKQNVFVNVRMFRAADGMVLRTAQLVFPQTGVSKRMLANTGNRLEETYVGMQDYQTMTRATDLTALDLGEDFH; encoded by the coding sequence ATGTCTCTTATATCATTACGAAATATTTCGGCACTGCTGCTTGCAGTGGCCGTAGCATTGCCTGCCGTGGCGGACGATGGTGGCAACAACGCGGGGACCTTGTCTCCTGTTGGTGCCTATTCCGCGCAGGGGCCGGTCATGAATGCCATGGAGTACACGGGCGTTGCCGAGGAATTCGATCCCGGCACGGCCATGCGTGTGGACCCCAAACAGGAGTCCATGGTGCTTGATGGGGCAACCGTTCCCATGCATGTCATGCGGAAGCTGGACAGCGGCGTCATGCTGCCGGACGGCAGAGGCGGCATGATCTGGAAAGAGGGCGTGCGTCCTGATCCGAATCTTGAGCACGTTGCGGCCCGTGAGATGAAACTGAAAGTGCGCGAATTGGCAGACCAGCTTCTTGCCGGTCTCGACCGTCGTGCCTTGCGGGGTGTGACCGCCATGCCCATTTCGCTCGTGAATCAGGATGACTTTGAGGAAAGTTCGTCATTCGGACGCTATATCGCTGAGGCCTTGTTCTACGAGTTCAACCAGCGTGGATTTCCCGTGCGTGAATATCGCGCTGAAAGCCAGTTGAGCCTGCGTCACGGACAGGGCGAGTTTCTCCTTTCCCGTCAGCAGCAGCGCATCTATGCCGATAGTCCTACTGCCATGTTCGTGGCGGGTACCTACTACCATGACAAGCAGAACGTGTTTGTAAACGTGCGCATGTTCCGAGCTGCGGACGGCATGGTGCTGCGGACGGCACAGCTCGTGTTCCCGCAGACCGGAGTTTCCAAACGCATGCTCGCCAACACCGGCAATCGTCTGGAAGAAACCTATGTCGGCATGCAGGACTATCAAACCATGACCCGCGCCACGGATCTGACCGCACTGGATCTGGGCGAGGATTTTCATTAG
- the galE gene encoding UDP-glucose 4-epimerase GalE: protein MNVLVCGGAGYIGSHMVKLLQLQGHSPIVFDNLSTGHEEAVPPELLVLGDLRDKSSLRRVLAEHSFDAVMHFAAKSIVPESVAEPAAYYENNVVGTLNLLEAMREEGIQRFVFSSTAAVYGNPVAGTGSSLIDEQHSLAPLNPYGRSKLQVEQALQDYAQAYGFRSVTFRYFNAAGADPSGDLGESHDPETHLIPNTLKAILGTGPQLKVFGDDYETPDGTCVRDYIHVNDLADAHLRALIHMRENEGAHVFNLGNGLGFSVKEVLNAAAEVTGREVPHEMAPRRAGDAAVLVADSAKAREVLGWAPEFTDVRQIIETAWRWHNDQRF, encoded by the coding sequence ATGAATGTACTTGTTTGCGGCGGGGCGGGGTACATAGGCTCCCACATGGTGAAGCTGCTGCAGTTGCAGGGGCATTCTCCCATTGTGTTCGACAATCTTTCCACGGGGCATGAAGAAGCCGTGCCTCCGGAACTGCTTGTTCTCGGCGATCTGCGCGACAAGTCTTCCCTGCGGCGTGTTCTTGCGGAACACTCCTTCGATGCGGTCATGCATTTTGCCGCCAAGAGCATCGTGCCCGAATCCGTGGCAGAGCCCGCGGCCTATTACGAGAATAACGTGGTGGGCACGTTGAACCTGCTTGAGGCCATGCGGGAAGAGGGCATACAGCGCTTTGTGTTTTCCTCAACGGCTGCAGTGTACGGCAATCCCGTTGCCGGAACCGGCAGCTCCCTGATTGATGAACAGCACTCCCTTGCCCCTCTCAATCCTTATGGACGCAGCAAGCTGCAGGTGGAGCAGGCGTTGCAGGATTATGCGCAGGCCTACGGTTTCCGCTCGGTCACCTTCCGCTATTTCAATGCCGCCGGTGCTGATCCTTCCGGCGATTTGGGCGAATCCCACGATCCCGAAACGCATCTCATTCCCAACACGCTCAAGGCCATTCTGGGCACGGGGCCGCAGCTCAAGGTTTTCGGCGACGACTACGAAACGCCGGATGGCACCTGCGTTCGGGATTATATCCATGTGAACGACCTTGCGGACGCGCATTTGCGGGCTCTCATCCATATGCGAGAGAATGAGGGTGCTCATGTGTTCAACCTTGGCAACGGGCTCGGTTTCTCCGTGAAGGAGGTGCTGAACGCCGCCGCAGAAGTAACCGGCAGGGAGGTGCCTCACGAAATGGCTCCCCGTCGTGCCGGAGACGCTGCCGTGCTGGTTGCGGACAGTGCCAAGGCGCGCGAGGTGCTGGGCTGGGCTCCCGAGTTTACGGATGTGCGTCAGATTATCGAAACCGCATGGCGCTGGCATAACGATCAGCGTTTTTAG
- a CDS encoding PilZ domain-containing protein — MTNFEFSLGGGGESARRAFRAQVPGLEGWFADRQKGYPIKDISATGFAILDETRSFKQGESLQMDLFIKQRLYVGEIPCQVVRALENGIVGFDFLPLDRRQEARIDKLVLEVQKRSIANKQAGSEVD, encoded by the coding sequence GTGACTAATTTTGAATTTTCTCTCGGCGGCGGTGGCGAATCAGCTCGCCGCGCCTTTCGTGCTCAGGTCCCGGGCCTTGAAGGATGGTTTGCGGATAGGCAAAAAGGATATCCCATCAAGGATATCAGTGCCACCGGCTTCGCGATCCTTGACGAGACCCGCTCTTTTAAGCAGGGCGAATCCCTGCAGATGGATCTGTTTATCAAGCAACGACTGTATGTAGGTGAAATCCCGTGCCAGGTTGTCCGTGCTCTTGAGAACGGTATTGTGGGATTCGACTTTCTGCCGCTTGACCGCAGGCAGGAAGCCCGAATCGACAAGCTGGTGCTGGAAGTCCAGAAGCGAAGCATTGCCAACAAACAAGCTGGATCTGAAGTAGACTGA
- a CDS encoding FlgO family outer membrane protein, with amino-acid sequence MLHIILRTVTMLVCLLLPVAASADMFDFMKKEEKPVVSYVTLPSAAFKMGEMLDAQLVERLNLLEGPAKGYTLIVTTPVDLNDLEASSPLARQMGEELALWFVQSGYKVQEIRKGRTVLFEPNEGEMLLTRRQTLLGNENIRSSLIMVTTYTQSRKSIRFNTRLLHAATNEVLAMSSQTIPLNSEMRTLAVSTNGKSGAQLTGIMPSVGTRLP; translated from the coding sequence ATGTTGCATATCATACTCCGCACCGTCACCATGCTTGTGTGCCTGTTGCTGCCGGTGGCAGCCTCGGCGGACATGTTCGACTTCATGAAGAAAGAGGAAAAGCCGGTCGTCTCGTATGTGACCTTGCCTTCCGCCGCCTTCAAGATGGGCGAAATGCTGGATGCCCAGCTGGTGGAACGCCTCAACCTTCTTGAAGGGCCGGCCAAAGGGTATACCCTTATCGTGACGACTCCTGTCGATCTTAATGATCTGGAAGCGTCTTCACCTCTGGCCCGCCAGATGGGAGAGGAACTTGCCTTGTGGTTCGTGCAGTCCGGATACAAGGTGCAGGAAATCCGCAAGGGCCGGACCGTTCTCTTTGAACCTAACGAGGGAGAAATGCTTCTCACTCGTCGCCAGACTCTGCTGGGGAACGAGAACATCCGCAGTTCCCTTATCATGGTGACCACCTATACGCAGTCGCGCAAGAGCATCCGTTTCAATACCCGTCTGCTCCACGCGGCCACCAACGAGGTGCTTGCCATGTCCAGCCAGACCATTCCGCTCAACTCCGAGATGCGCACCCTCGCGGTGAGCACCAACGGCAAGTCGGGCGCACAACTTACGGGCATAATGCCTTCGGTGGGCACAAGGCTCCCGTAG
- a CDS encoding OmpA/MotB family protein encodes MQDDIHHTGVELEEEGTAEWLVTFADLTTLLLVFFVLLFSMSVIDEKRFTDSFLTVREVFGGKDKDLLTTTVRKDDAAILDSVRLQKQLIESQRKVFSDVRTFMNQKGVEGKIGAVFDEGVITLRVPSGVLFGKGEVEISPEGQETLGALRDFFLKNKTQTINIKGYTDDTQPLPGSRFKDNWEISALRAVNALRFFVRSGIESNRLTATGLGDLDPLLPNTSEENRAKNRRVEFVLERRVGK; translated from the coding sequence GTGCAAGATGACATTCACCATACAGGTGTGGAGCTGGAGGAAGAGGGCACGGCGGAATGGCTGGTCACCTTTGCCGATCTGACCACCTTGCTGCTGGTATTCTTTGTTCTCCTGTTTTCCATGTCGGTTATTGACGAGAAGCGGTTCACCGACTCCTTTCTCACGGTCCGTGAAGTGTTCGGCGGTAAAGATAAAGACTTGCTTACAACCACGGTTCGGAAGGATGATGCTGCCATTCTTGATTCTGTAAGGTTGCAGAAGCAGCTTATTGAATCCCAGCGTAAGGTCTTTTCCGATGTCCGTACCTTCATGAACCAGAAGGGAGTGGAAGGAAAGATTGGTGCAGTGTTCGACGAAGGCGTCATTACTCTGCGGGTACCTTCCGGCGTGCTGTTTGGAAAGGGAGAGGTGGAAATCTCTCCGGAAGGGCAGGAGACCCTTGGTGCGCTCCGAGACTTTTTTTTAAAAAATAAGACTCAGACTATCAATATTAAGGGTTACACTGACGACACGCAGCCTTTGCCAGGCAGTCGTTTCAAGGACAATTGGGAGATTTCGGCCCTTCGTGCGGTGAACGCGTTACGCTTTTTCGTGCGCTCGGGTATCGAATCAAACAGGTTGACAGCAACCGGACTTGGTGATTTAGACCCCCTGTTACCTAATACAAGTGAAGAGAACCGAGCCAAGAACAGACGAGTTGAGTTTGTGCTTGAGCGCCGGGTAGGCAAGTAG
- a CDS encoding biotin carboxylase N-terminal domain-containing protein: MHTKDHKVLVANRGEIAIRIVQACIKLGLDFVCVYTAEDAASGHVRIAREKGGEKSLYRISSYQDANELLAVADDSGATAIHPGYGFFAEDYRFARRVAQRENKLIFIGPSWRVIRELGDKINTKRLARSLGVPTVPGSDKPIYDEMEAERVARQLFEFQEEQGIERPLVLVKASAGGGGMGIEEVHDIDLFKSVYRRIRNYALRQFKDDGVLIEQRVLDFNHLEVQVVSDRSGKNPVHFGTRNCSIQSTGLQKRLEIAPGFDPSSLNYSFDAQKVLDDITEHSLAMARKVGYDNVGTWEWIVTRDGRPFLMEVNTRIQVENGVSAMISRIRGEKGVDLIKEQIRIGLGEPLGFTQDDITFEGVGIEYRLIAEDPDNKFTPWVGRIEQFGWQQEDWFSMHTHVPTDTPYDIPTEFDPNLALAIIWGKDLAHVKERGLEFLDKLKLEGGNKAGEALKSNVNFLRVKTPIILKF; encoded by the coding sequence GTGCATACAAAAGACCATAAGGTGCTGGTGGCAAACAGAGGGGAAATTGCCATCCGCATCGTTCAGGCCTGCATTAAGCTGGGTTTGGATTTCGTTTGTGTTTACACGGCGGAGGACGCCGCTTCCGGCCACGTGCGCATTGCGCGTGAAAAGGGAGGCGAGAAGAGCCTTTACCGCATTTCATCCTATCAGGACGCCAATGAGTTGCTCGCTGTGGCGGATGACTCCGGCGCAACTGCCATTCACCCCGGTTACGGCTTCTTTGCCGAAGACTATCGCTTCGCACGCCGCGTTGCGCAGCGGGAAAACAAACTTATCTTCATCGGCCCTTCCTGGCGCGTCATCCGTGAACTTGGCGACAAGATCAACACCAAGCGCCTTGCGCGCAGTCTTGGTGTGCCCACTGTGCCCGGTTCCGACAAGCCCATCTATGATGAAATGGAAGCGGAAAGAGTGGCCCGCCAGCTCTTCGAATTCCAGGAAGAGCAGGGCATCGAACGGCCGCTCGTTCTGGTCAAGGCCTCGGCCGGTGGCGGCGGTATGGGTATTGAAGAGGTGCATGACATCGACCTCTTCAAGTCCGTCTATCGTCGTATCCGCAACTACGCGCTCCGCCAGTTCAAGGACGACGGTGTGCTCATCGAGCAGCGCGTGCTGGACTTCAACCACCTTGAAGTGCAGGTCGTTTCCGACCGTTCCGGCAAGAATCCGGTGCACTTCGGCACCCGTAACTGCTCCATCCAGTCCACCGGTCTCCAGAAGCGTCTGGAAATCGCTCCCGGATTCGATCCCAGTTCTCTGAACTACTCCTTCGACGCCCAGAAGGTGCTGGACGACATTACCGAGCACTCTCTGGCCATGGCCCGCAAGGTCGGCTACGACAACGTGGGCACGTGGGAATGGATCGTTACCCGCGACGGCCGTCCCTTCCTCATGGAAGTGAACACCCGAATCCAGGTGGAAAACGGTGTTTCCGCCATGATCTCCCGCATCCGCGGTGAGAAGGGTGTGGACCTTATCAAGGAACAGATCCGTATCGGTCTTGGTGAGCCGCTCGGCTTCACGCAGGACGACATCACCTTCGAAGGGGTGGGCATTGAGTACCGCCTGATTGCCGAAGATCCCGATAACAAGTTCACCCCTTGGGTGGGCCGTATCGAGCAGTTCGGCTGGCAGCAGGAAGACTGGTTCAGCATGCACACGCACGTCCCCACGGACACGCCATACGATATCCCCACGGAGTTCGACCCCAACCTTGCGTTGGCCATCATCTGGGGCAAAGACCTTGCGCACGTAAAGGAGCGCGGTCTTGAGTTCCTGGACAAGCTCAAGCTTGAAGGCGGCAACAAGGCTGGTGAGGCATTGAAGTCCAACGTGAATTTCTTGCGGGTAAAAACACCCATTATCCTGAAATTCTAG